A single region of the Phyllostomus discolor isolate MPI-MPIP mPhyDis1 chromosome 14, mPhyDis1.pri.v3, whole genome shotgun sequence genome encodes:
- the ANKRD34A gene encoding ankyrin repeat domain-containing protein 34A isoform X2: MLHTEGHALLRAVGQGKLRLARLLLEGGAYVNEGDAQGETALMAACRARYDDPQNKARMVRYLLEQGADPNIADRLGRTALMHACAGGGGAAVASLLLAHGADPSVRDHTGASALVHALDRGDRETLATLLDACKAKGTEVIIITTDTSPSGTKKTRQYLNSPPSPGVEDPAPSPPGPGVCTSPSEIQLQTSGGGQGLLSPRTQEEEEKRDVFEFPLPKPPDDASPSEPLPKPPRHPPKPLKRLNSEPWGLVIPPPPVPPTEGRLGTERLTSEFNGLTLACRPRLSRRHSTEGPEEVTGGGPLSRRNTAPEAQESGPPSGLKQKLSRMEPVEIDAPGNLCPDSPECCRPSLERRRYSASPLTLPLAGSAASPRQSQESLPGAVSPLSGRRRSPGLLERRGSGTLLLDHISQTRPGFLPPLNVSPHPPIPDIRPLPGCRAPSLPAPPQAGAPGSPRTKRKLESN, from the exons ATGCTGCATACCGAGGGCCACGCTCTTCTTCGGGCCGTGGGTCAGGGTAAACTACGCTTGGCCCGTTTGCTTCTGGAGGGAGGTGCCTACGTTAATGAGGGTGATGCCCAGGGGGAGACTGCGTTAATGGCGGCTTGTCGGGCCCGCTACGATGACCCCCAGAACAAGGCGCGTATGGTACGCTACCTTCTGGAGCAAGGCGCAGACCCAAACATCGCAGACCGCCTAGGGCGTACAGCGCTCATGCACGCCTGCGCTGGCGGTGGGGGAGCCGCAGTAGCCTCGCTGCTCCTGGCCCATGGCGCAGACCCTTCAGTTCGAGATCACACGGGCGCCTCGGCACTAGTCCACGCCCTGGACCGTGGGGACCGAGAGACCCTTGCCACGCTGCTGGACGCCTGTAAGGCCAAGGGCACGGaggtcatcatcatcaccaccgaCACCTCGCCCTCCGGCACCAAGAAGACCCGGCAGTATCTCAATTCCCCACCATCCCCGGGGGTGGAGGACCCCgctccctctcctcctggccctggggTCTGCACGTCACCTTCGGAAATCCAACTGCAGACTTCAGGAGGAGGACAGGGTTTGTTATCCCCTCGCacccaggaagaagaggagaagcgAGACGTATTTGAATTCCCTCTTCCTAAGCCCCCCGATGACGCTTCCCCTTCTGAGCCGCTCCCCAAACCACCCCGTCACCCTCCAAAACCACTCAAAAGGCTCAACTCCGAGCCGTGGGGCCTAGTGATTCCTCCTCCCCCCGTCCCGCCCACggaagggaggctggggactGAGCGCCTGACCTCCGAATTCAACGGCCTGACCCTGGCTTGTCGACCCCGTCTTTCCAGACGTCACAGCACCGAGGGCCCGGAGGAAGTGACGGGTGGGGGTCCCCTCTCACGCAGAAACACTGCGCCAGAAGCTCAGGAGTCTGGTCCTCCTTCAGGGCTGAAGCAAAAACTGAGCCGCATGGAGCCGGTGGAGATCGATGCTCCTGGAAATCTTTGTCCTGACTCGCCGGAGTGCTGCCGCCCGTCTTTGGAGCGCCGCCGATACAGCGCCTCCCCACTGACTCTCCCTCTGGCAGGTTCAGCTGCTTCCCCACGCCAGTCCCAGGAAAGTCTGCCTGGGGCTGTGTCTCCGCTTAGTGGGAGAAGGCGGAGCCCAGGGCTGCTGGAGCGGAGGGGCTCCGGAACGTTGCTTCTGGACCACATCTCGCAAACGCGGCCAGGTTTCCTACCTCCGCTCAACGTCAGCCCCCACCCTCCTATCCCCGACATTCGCCCCCTACCTGGATGTCGCGCGCCTTCGCTGCCCGCTCCTCCCCAGGCGGGGGCGCCAGGTTCTCCCAGGACCAAGCGCAAATTG GAGTCCAACTGA
- the POLR3GL gene encoding DNA-directed RNA polymerase III subunit RPC7-like isoform X2, whose amino-acid sequence MASRGGGRGQGRGRGQLTFNTEAVGIGKGDALPPSTLQPSPLFPPLEFYPVPLPSGEEGEYVLALKQELRGAMRQLPYFIRPAVPKRDVERYSDKYQMSGPIDNAIDWNPDWRRLPRELRIRVRKLQKDRSTILVPKRPPKTTEYKEETIQKLETLEKKEEELTSEEDEEKEEEEKEEEEEEEYDEEEHEEETDYIMSYFDNGEDFGGDSDDHMDEAIY is encoded by the exons ATGGCAagccggggtgggggccggggccagggtcGGGGCCGGGGCCAGTTGACCTTCAATACAGAGGCTGTGGGCATTGGGAAGGGGGATGCTCTGCCGCCATCTACCCTGCAGCCTTCTCCACTCTTCCCG CCATTGGAGTTCTACCCAGTGCCTCTGCCctcaggagaggaaggggaatatGTCCTGGCACTGAAGCAGGAGCTACGAGGGGCCATGAGGCAGCTCCCCTACTTCATCCGGCCAGCTGTCCCCAAAAGAG ATGTGGAACGTTACTCAGACAAATATCAGATGTCAGGACCGATTGACAATGCCATTGATTGGAACCCTG ATTGGCGACGTCTACCCCGGGAGCTAAGGATCCGAGTGAGGAAGCTACAGAAAGACC GGTCCACCATTCTAGTCCCCAAAAGGCCCCCTAAAACCACAGAATATAAGGAGGAAACAATACAGAAACTAGAG accctggagaaaaaggaggaagaattaACTTCagaggaagatgaggagaaagaagaagaagagaaggaagaggaagaagaagaggagtaTGATGAAGAAGAACATGAAGAG gaaACTGATTACATCATGTCATACTTCGACAATGGAGAGGACTTTGGTGGTGACAGTGATGACCATATGGATGAGGCTATATACTGA
- the POLR3GL gene encoding DNA-directed RNA polymerase III subunit RPC7-like isoform X1 has translation MVPFSHSHLLLLTVRLMTYSVLTQCLAHYFFMVFLTGSLNSEAPSTMASRGGGRGQGRGRGQLTFNTEAVGIGKGDALPPSTLQPSPLFPPLEFYPVPLPSGEEGEYVLALKQELRGAMRQLPYFIRPAVPKRDWRRLPRELRIRVRKLQKDRSTILVPKRPPKTTEYKEETIQKLETLEKKEEELTSEEDEEKEEEEKEEEEEEEYDEEEHEEETDYIMSYFDNGEDFGGDSDDHMDEAIY, from the exons ATGGTTCCCTTTTCCCACTCTCACCTCCTGCTACTGACAGTGAGACTGATGACTTACTCTGTGcttacacagtgcctggcacactacTTTTTTATG GTTTTTCTCACTGGATCTCTGAATTCTGAGGCCCCCTCCACCATGGCAagccggggtgggggccggggccagggtcGGGGCCGGGGCCAGTTGACCTTCAATACAGAGGCTGTGGGCATTGGGAAGGGGGATGCTCTGCCGCCATCTACCCTGCAGCCTTCTCCACTCTTCCCG CCATTGGAGTTCTACCCAGTGCCTCTGCCctcaggagaggaaggggaatatGTCCTGGCACTGAAGCAGGAGCTACGAGGGGCCATGAGGCAGCTCCCCTACTTCATCCGGCCAGCTGTCCCCAAAAGAG ATTGGCGACGTCTACCCCGGGAGCTAAGGATCCGAGTGAGGAAGCTACAGAAAGACC GGTCCACCATTCTAGTCCCCAAAAGGCCCCCTAAAACCACAGAATATAAGGAGGAAACAATACAGAAACTAGAG accctggagaaaaaggaggaagaattaACTTCagaggaagatgaggagaaagaagaagaagagaaggaagaggaagaagaagaggagtaTGATGAAGAAGAACATGAAGAG gaaACTGATTACATCATGTCATACTTCGACAATGGAGAGGACTTTGGTGGTGACAGTGATGACCATATGGATGAGGCTATATACTGA
- the ANKRD34A gene encoding ankyrin repeat domain-containing protein 34A isoform X1, whose protein sequence is MLHTEGHALLRAVGQGKLRLARLLLEGGAYVNEGDAQGETALMAACRARYDDPQNKARMVRYLLEQGADPNIADRLGRTALMHACAGGGGAAVASLLLAHGADPSVRDHTGASALVHALDRGDRETLATLLDACKAKGTEVIIITTDTSPSGTKKTRQYLNSPPSPGVEDPAPSPPGPGVCTSPSEIQLQTSGGGQGLLSPRTQEEEEKRDVFEFPLPKPPDDASPSEPLPKPPRHPPKPLKRLNSEPWGLVIPPPPVPPTEGRLGTERLTSEFNGLTLACRPRLSRRHSTEGPEEVTGGGPLSRRNTAPEAQESGPPSGLKQKLSRMEPVEIDAPGNLCPDSPECCRPSLERRRYSASPLTLPLAGSAASPRQSQESLPGAVSPLSGRRRSPGLLERRGSGTLLLDHISQTRPGFLPPLNVSPHPPIPDIRPLPGCRAPSLPAPPQAGAPGSPRTKRKLVRRHSMQTEQIRLLGGFQSLGGPGEPGR, encoded by the coding sequence ATGCTGCATACCGAGGGCCACGCTCTTCTTCGGGCCGTGGGTCAGGGTAAACTACGCTTGGCCCGTTTGCTTCTGGAGGGAGGTGCCTACGTTAATGAGGGTGATGCCCAGGGGGAGACTGCGTTAATGGCGGCTTGTCGGGCCCGCTACGATGACCCCCAGAACAAGGCGCGTATGGTACGCTACCTTCTGGAGCAAGGCGCAGACCCAAACATCGCAGACCGCCTAGGGCGTACAGCGCTCATGCACGCCTGCGCTGGCGGTGGGGGAGCCGCAGTAGCCTCGCTGCTCCTGGCCCATGGCGCAGACCCTTCAGTTCGAGATCACACGGGCGCCTCGGCACTAGTCCACGCCCTGGACCGTGGGGACCGAGAGACCCTTGCCACGCTGCTGGACGCCTGTAAGGCCAAGGGCACGGaggtcatcatcatcaccaccgaCACCTCGCCCTCCGGCACCAAGAAGACCCGGCAGTATCTCAATTCCCCACCATCCCCGGGGGTGGAGGACCCCgctccctctcctcctggccctggggTCTGCACGTCACCTTCGGAAATCCAACTGCAGACTTCAGGAGGAGGACAGGGTTTGTTATCCCCTCGCacccaggaagaagaggagaagcgAGACGTATTTGAATTCCCTCTTCCTAAGCCCCCCGATGACGCTTCCCCTTCTGAGCCGCTCCCCAAACCACCCCGTCACCCTCCAAAACCACTCAAAAGGCTCAACTCCGAGCCGTGGGGCCTAGTGATTCCTCCTCCCCCCGTCCCGCCCACggaagggaggctggggactGAGCGCCTGACCTCCGAATTCAACGGCCTGACCCTGGCTTGTCGACCCCGTCTTTCCAGACGTCACAGCACCGAGGGCCCGGAGGAAGTGACGGGTGGGGGTCCCCTCTCACGCAGAAACACTGCGCCAGAAGCTCAGGAGTCTGGTCCTCCTTCAGGGCTGAAGCAAAAACTGAGCCGCATGGAGCCGGTGGAGATCGATGCTCCTGGAAATCTTTGTCCTGACTCGCCGGAGTGCTGCCGCCCGTCTTTGGAGCGCCGCCGATACAGCGCCTCCCCACTGACTCTCCCTCTGGCAGGTTCAGCTGCTTCCCCACGCCAGTCCCAGGAAAGTCTGCCTGGGGCTGTGTCTCCGCTTAGTGGGAGAAGGCGGAGCCCAGGGCTGCTGGAGCGGAGGGGCTCCGGAACGTTGCTTCTGGACCACATCTCGCAAACGCGGCCAGGTTTCCTACCTCCGCTCAACGTCAGCCCCCACCCTCCTATCCCCGACATTCGCCCCCTACCTGGATGTCGCGCGCCTTCGCTGCCCGCTCCTCCCCAGGCGGGGGCGCCAGGTTCTCCCAGGACCAAGCGCAAATTGGTGAGGCGCCACTCCATGCAGACGGAACAGATCCGCCTGCTAGGGGGCTTCCAGAGTCTAGGCGGGCCAGGGGAGCCAGGACGCTGA